The following coding sequences are from one Aggregicoccus sp. 17bor-14 window:
- a CDS encoding pseudouridine synthase: MKRTRVPRWLQAARLRPPGQEAESEGRWLTRALARAGVLPLAEAEAAVRAGRVEVAGSVEREPLRPLAPGAAVRLDGRLLELEAAPAHVLLLHKPAGLVVAGADPEGRGTVFEHLRRVLPPALQGFEWYAVGRLDRDTTGLLLFTNAPELISRIAAPDRALPKRYVAGVEGLPAEAALARLRDGLVLEDGPTRPALARLRDDGRVELTLTEGRHHQVKRMLAAVGHPVRTLHREAVGEVALDVPEGGWRLLTEAEREQGLRLVEPGGA, encoded by the coding sequence ATGAAGCGCACCCGGGTGCCGCGCTGGCTGCAGGCTGCGCGGCTGAGGCCCCCAGGGCAGGAGGCAGAGAGCGAGGGTCGCTGGCTCACGCGGGCGCTCGCTCGCGCCGGGGTGCTGCCACTCGCCGAAGCGGAGGCCGCCGTGCGCGCGGGCCGCGTGGAGGTGGCGGGGAGCGTGGAGCGCGAGCCGCTGCGGCCGCTCGCTCCGGGGGCAGCCGTGCGCCTGGACGGGCGCCTGCTCGAGCTGGAGGCCGCTCCCGCCCACGTGCTGCTGCTGCACAAGCCCGCGGGGCTCGTGGTGGCGGGCGCGGACCCGGAGGGGAGGGGGACGGTGTTCGAGCACCTGCGCCGCGTGCTGCCGCCCGCGCTGCAGGGCTTCGAGTGGTACGCCGTGGGGCGGCTGGACCGCGACACGACGGGGCTGCTGCTCTTCACCAACGCCCCGGAGCTCATCTCCCGCATCGCCGCGCCCGACCGCGCGCTGCCCAAGCGCTACGTGGCGGGCGTGGAGGGGCTCCCCGCGGAGGCGGCACTCGCGCGCCTGCGCGACGGGCTGGTGCTCGAGGACGGCCCCACCCGGCCCGCGCTCGCGCGCCTGCGCGACGACGGGCGCGTGGAGCTCACCCTCACCGAGGGCCGCCACCACCAGGTGAAGCGCATGCTCGCCGCCGTGGGGCACCCGGTGCGCACGCTGCACCGCGAGGCCGTGGGCGAGGTGGCGCTCGACGTGCCCGAGGGGGGCTGGAGGCTGCTCACCGAGGCCGAGCGGGAGCAGGGCCTGCGGCTCGTGGAGCCCGGAGGCGCCTAG
- a CDS encoding phage holin family protein, whose product METDPSRTRSYRVVSDGDSTRAIPEDDTAFATGDVHERPLKSLVSEFFEQGRQLLRAEAKLARAELKAEAKKATAGSGMLAAGGVVLLLGAMALVAFLIIALAYAIPLWASALIVTVVLLAVGAGVAMAGAKRLKTIHAPTKTIQTLKEDSQWASTTMRSATSQMHGHA is encoded by the coding sequence ATGGAAACCGATCCCTCCCGAACCCGAAGCTACCGCGTGGTGAGTGACGGCGACTCCACGCGCGCGATCCCCGAGGACGACACCGCCTTCGCCACGGGCGACGTGCACGAGCGCCCGCTCAAGAGCCTGGTGTCGGAGTTCTTCGAGCAGGGGCGGCAGCTCCTGCGCGCCGAGGCGAAGCTCGCCCGGGCCGAGCTCAAGGCCGAGGCGAAGAAGGCCACCGCGGGCTCCGGCATGTTGGCAGCCGGCGGCGTGGTGCTGCTGCTGGGCGCCATGGCGCTCGTGGCCTTCCTGATCATCGCGCTCGCCTATGCGATCCCCCTGTGGGCGTCCGCACTCATCGTCACGGTGGTGCTGCTCGCCGTGGGCGCCGGCGTGGCCATGGCCGGTGCGAAGCGGCTGAAGACGATCCACGCCCCAACCAAGACCATCCAGACCCTCAAGGAGGACAGCCAATGGGCGAGCACGACGATGCGCTCCGCGACATCGCAGATGCACGGACACGCATGA